AGCACCGTCTGCCGCGGGGTCAGCCCCGCCGCCCGCGCCAGCGCCAGCTCGCCCGGGCTCGCCACCTCCGCCCCGATCCCGGCCTCCGCCAGCAGCCGCAGCACCGGCACCAGCGGGGTCGCCTTCACCGCGAACGCGTGCAGCACCGGGGTGCCGGGCGCGGTGACCGCGTCGAAGGCCGCCCGCAGCTCCGCCGCCGACTCCCGGATGCCGGCCACGTCGAGCAGCCCGACGATCGGGGAGTCGGGCCCCAGCAGCCCCTGCTCCACCGCCGCCCGCACCGCGTCGTCCCGCCGGACGGCGCGCTCACCCTGTCCTTCGCTGTCCATGACGTCCCCCGTCAGGTCGTTGTCCGCACCCATGCATCCAGCCAAACACCCGCGACGCGCTCGCGCCGGGGGACCGCGCTATTGACTAGCTCTATTCAGGCGGCGAGTATGTGAATAGAGAGCCAAACAGTCCACGAGGAGGCAGACCATGTCAGGACCCCGCCCCGTCCGAGCGCCGCGCGGTACGGAACTGAGCGCCCTGGGATGGCAGCAGGAAGCCGCCCTGCGGATGCTCCAGAACAACCTCGACCCCGAGGTCGCCGAGCACCCCGACAAGCTCGTCGTCTACGGCGGCACCGGCAAGGCGGCCCGCGACTGGCGCTCCTTCGACGCGATGGTCCGCACGCTGCGCACGCTGAAGCAGGACGAGACGATGCTCGTCCAGTCCGGCCGCCCCGTCGGCGTCATGCAGACCCACGAGTGGGCCCCGCGCGTCCTCATCGCCAACTCCAACCTGGTCGGCGACTGGGCCAACTGGGAGGAGTTCCGCCGCCTGGAGGCCCTCGGCCTGACCATGTACGGCCAGATGACCGCAGGCTCCTGGATCTACATCGGCACCCAGGGCATCCTCCAGGGCACCTACGAGACCTTCTCCGCCGTCGCCGCGAAGAAGTTCGGCGGCACCCTCGCCGGCACGATCACCCTCACCGCCGGCCTCGGCGGCATGGGCGGCGCCCAGCCCCTCGCCGTCACCATGAACGACGGCGTCGCCATCTGCATCGACTGCGACCCCCGGGCCATCGAGCGCCGCATCGAGCACCGCTACCTCGACGTCAAGGCCGACAACCTGGAGCACGCCCTCCGGCTCGCCGTCGAGGCCCGCGACGCCCGCCGCCCGCTCTCCATCGGCCTGCTCGGCAACGCGGCCGATCTGCTGCCCCGGATGCTCGCCGAGAGCGCCCCCATCGACATCGTGACCGACCAGACCTCGGCGCACGACCCGCTGGCGTACCTGCCGCTGGGCGTCGACTTCGACGACATGGCGGACGCGGTGGCGAAGGACCCGGCCGGGTTCACGACCCGCGCCCGCGAGTCCATGGCCCGGCACGTCGAGGCGATGGTCGGCTTCATGGACGCCGGCGCGGAGGTCTTCGACTACGGCAACTCGATCCGCGGCGAGGCCCAGCTCGCCGGATACGACCGGGCGTTCGCCTTCCCGGGCTTCGTCCCCGCCTACATCCGCCCCCTCTTCTCCGAGGGCAAGGGCCCCTTCCGCTGGGCCGCGCTGTCCGGCGAGGCCTCCGACATCGCCAAGACCGACAAGGCGATCCTCGACCTCTTCCCGGAGAACGAGTCCCTCGCCCGCTGGATCAAGATGGCCGGGGAGCGGGTCCACTTCCAGGGCCTCCCGGCCCGCATCTGCTGGCTCGGCTACGGCGAACGCGACAAGGCCGGCGAGCGCTTCAACGACATGGTGGCGAGCGGTGAGCTGGCGGCCCCGCTGGCCATCGGGCGCGACCACCTCGACTCCGGCTCCGTCGCCTCCCCGTACCGCGAGACCGAGGCCATGCTCGACGGTTCCGACGCGATCGCCGACTGGCCGCTGCTGAACGCCATGGTCAACGTGGCCTCCGGCGCTTCCTGGGTGTCCATCCACCACGGCGGCGGCGTCGGCATGGGCCGCTCCCTCCACGCCGGACAGGTCACGGTCGCCGACGGCACCGCGCTGGCCGGCGAGAAGATCCGCCGCGTCCTCACCAACGACCCTGGCATGGGCGTCATCCGGCACGTCGACGCGGGGTACGACATCGCGGAAGCGGTGGCGGACGAGCGCGGGGTGCGGGTGCCGATGCGTGAGGGTGACTCGGCGTGACGGAGACGTCCGACGGCAGCTCGTTCCACACCATGTGGCGCGAGCTGCTCCCCATCGGCCGCCACGCCGACTCCCACGGCTACCGCCGGTTCGCCTGGACCGGCGCCGACACGGAGTGCCGGGCCTGGTTCCGGACCCAGGCCGAGGACCGTGGGCTGGCCTACGAGGTCGACCGGAACGGCAACCAGTGGGCCTGGCTCGGGGATCCGGCCGCCGGGGACGCCGTCGTCACCGGGTCGCATCTGGACTCCGTGCCCGACGGCGGGGCCTTCGACGGGCCGCTCGGGGTCGTGTCCTCCTTCGCCGCCCTCGACGAACTGCGGGCCCGGCAGGTGGAGTTCACCAAGCCCCTCGCCCTCGTCAACTTCGGTGACGAGGAGGGCGCCCGCTTCGGGCTCGCCTGTGTCGGCTCCCGGCTCGCCTCCGGACAGCTCACCGTCGAGCAGGCGCACAAGCTGACCGACGGGGACGGGATCACCCTCCCCCGGGCCATGGAAGCCGCCGGGTACGACCCTGACGCCCTCGGCGCCGACCCGGAGCGGCTCGGCCGTATCGGTGCCTTCGTCGAGCTGCATGTCGAGCAGGGGCGGGCGCTGGACATCTCCGGCGACCGGGTCGGCATCGCCAGCGCCATCTGGCCGCACGGACGGTGGCGGTTCGACTTCCGGGGCGAGGCCAACCACGCCGGCACCACCCGCCTCGTCGACCGGCACGACCCGATGCTGTCCTACGCCGAGACCGTCCTCGCCGCCCGCCGCGAGGCCGAACTCGCCGGTGCCGTCGCCACCTTCGGCAAGATCTCCGTCGAACCCAACGGCGTCAACGCGATCCCCTCCCTCGTGCGCGGCTGGCTCGACTCCCGCGCCGCCGACCAGGCGAGCCTGGACCAGGTCGTCGGCGGGATCGAGAAGGCCGCCCGCGAGTACGCCGACGCCCACGGCATCGCGCTCGACATCGTCCGTGAGTCCTTCACGCCCGTCGTCGAGTTCGACCACGCCCTGCGCGACGAACTCGCCCGGATCCTGGGCCGGGACAGCGAGCTGAGCGTCCCCGTCCTGGGTACCGGTGCCGGACACGACGCCGGAATCCTCTCCGGGACCGTCCCGACCGCCATGCTGTTCGTACGCAACCCCACCGGCGTCTCGCACTCCCCGGCCGAGTTCGCGGCCGAGGACGACTGCGTGGCCGGGGTCCTCGCCCTCGCCGACGTACTGGAAGGACTGGCCACCACGTGACCATGTACTGGCTGGAGCACGCCTGGCTCGACACCCACGTCGAGCCGGGCGTGGCGGTGGTGACCCGGGACGGCCGCATCAGCGACGTCCGCACCGGCGTCGACACCCCGCCGCCCGGCGCCGAGATCCTGCGCGGTCTCACCCTCCCCGGCCTCGCCAACGCCCACAGCCACGCCTTCCACCGCGCCCTGCGCGGCACCGTCCAGGTCGGCTCCGGGACCTTCTGGACCTGGCGCGAGGTCATGTACGCCACCGCCGACCAGCT
This DNA window, taken from Streptomyces sp. NBC_00663, encodes the following:
- the hutU gene encoding urocanate hydratase, with the translated sequence MSGPRPVRAPRGTELSALGWQQEAALRMLQNNLDPEVAEHPDKLVVYGGTGKAARDWRSFDAMVRTLRTLKQDETMLVQSGRPVGVMQTHEWAPRVLIANSNLVGDWANWEEFRRLEALGLTMYGQMTAGSWIYIGTQGILQGTYETFSAVAAKKFGGTLAGTITLTAGLGGMGGAQPLAVTMNDGVAICIDCDPRAIERRIEHRYLDVKADNLEHALRLAVEARDARRPLSIGLLGNAADLLPRMLAESAPIDIVTDQTSAHDPLAYLPLGVDFDDMADAVAKDPAGFTTRARESMARHVEAMVGFMDAGAEVFDYGNSIRGEAQLAGYDRAFAFPGFVPAYIRPLFSEGKGPFRWAALSGEASDIAKTDKAILDLFPENESLARWIKMAGERVHFQGLPARICWLGYGERDKAGERFNDMVASGELAAPLAIGRDHLDSGSVASPYRETEAMLDGSDAIADWPLLNAMVNVASGASWVSIHHGGGVGMGRSLHAGQVTVADGTALAGEKIRRVLTNDPGMGVIRHVDAGYDIAEAVADERGVRVPMREGDSA
- a CDS encoding allantoate amidohydrolase, which produces MWRELLPIGRHADSHGYRRFAWTGADTECRAWFRTQAEDRGLAYEVDRNGNQWAWLGDPAAGDAVVTGSHLDSVPDGGAFDGPLGVVSSFAALDELRARQVEFTKPLALVNFGDEEGARFGLACVGSRLASGQLTVEQAHKLTDGDGITLPRAMEAAGYDPDALGADPERLGRIGAFVELHVEQGRALDISGDRVGIASAIWPHGRWRFDFRGEANHAGTTRLVDRHDPMLSYAETVLAARREAELAGAVATFGKISVEPNGVNAIPSLVRGWLDSRAADQASLDQVVGGIEKAAREYADAHGIALDIVRESFTPVVEFDHALRDELARILGRDSELSVPVLGTGAGHDAGILSGTVPTAMLFVRNPTGVSHSPAEFAAEDDCVAGVLALADVLEGLATT